In Oryza brachyantha chromosome 1, ObraRS2, whole genome shotgun sequence, the following are encoded in one genomic region:
- the LOC102715261 gene encoding uncharacterized protein LOC102715261 has translation MSHVRSAPGRRIGLDERSQCSEQRALDWHALKQDPVELLRKLDELRDQITRTCQIVELPPREHRRANRRALSLLPENPEPPPMPGYHCSRYGGRYGHCLPPSPYEPPRPELGERYSRQSSGRYRHYQGRQWDNCGVGHGNYNPYSCSCPHCLHGQRTAPQEEHIPMARYFAGQHECYRFERSPSVSSDYDRRSVASSLYSHRSVSKKRAEYFRKKAEHLCRPVYGAAPFVVCSSCYHLLQVPMEKCMGRNRLQCGSCSEIISLRHEEKVIPISPSTSFCVSKTEQCSTDQTKRDFEHQLNDFANSAFYNLNEHSSMQINMDFGDEHSVSSTISHDRTEKGCESSRSIQLKTDELLLSPSRSGDIESPKDILCERDAECQAEPSDVRTNPCSPVLEDKLVDPLCSQEKDNNSEDLSTANRSDVNYKGEHKVSDDDGRLSLGSEQKVKECNEDSSVDESVCTTHEQKSKEDQYCSIEDVSRTHELDSSGTKDNIISIEDGKGRHDLESKIDDINSLEGDNVNKEYGQKSKEEENSGLEAENTEKGFDENNKENSNSALADADAPLEDTGDAFDAASLNERCEEKKTEEENGKLDQPFVEDGNALVESGGSSFNERSNSGFSRGSSETALEEDQPSTGKSGDSKFFAGFLKKGFKDLSLFNQSMDSVKVSINGHPISERALKKAEKKAGPVEPGSYWYDYRAGFWGVMGRECIGIIPPFIREFNYPLASNCASGDTGVFVNGRELHQRDLDLLVGRGLPRISGKSYSVEISGNVTDEATGKKLRSLGKLAPTIEKLKRGFGMHVPEEFR, from the exons ATGTCCCACGTTAGATCCGCCCCTGGGCGGAGGATTGGGCTCGACGAGCGATCGCAATGCAGCGAGCAGAGGGCCCTGGACTGGCATGCGCTGAAGCAGGATCCCGTGGAGTTGCTCCGCAAGCTGGATGAGCTGAGGGACCAGATCACGAGGACCTGCCAGATTGTTGAGCTGCCGCCGCGGGAGCACCGTCGGGCGAACCGCCGAGCACTCTCGTTGCTCCCTGAGAACCCTGAGCCACCACCAATGCCGGGGTATCACTGCTCACGCTATGGTGGGCGGTATGGGCACTGCTTACCGCCGAGTCCCTATGAGCCGCCACGTCCTGAGCTTGGGGAGAGGTACTCCAGACAGTCAAGTGGGCGGTATCGGCATTACCAAGGGAGGCAATGGGATAACTGTGGAGTTGGACATGGAAATTATAATCCTTATTCATGTTCCTGTCCGCATTGTCTACATGGACAGAGGACTGCACCACAAGAAGAGCACATTCCAATGGCAAGATACTTTGCTGGGCAGCATGAGTGCTACCGGTTTGAAAGGTCGCCATCTGTCTCATCGGACTATGACCGGAGGTCTGTGGCATCATCATTGTACTCGCATCGGTCAGTATCAAAGAAGAGGGCTGAGTATTTTCGGAAGAAGGCAGAGCATCTTTGCCGTCCTGTCTATGGCGCCGCCCCATTTGTTGTGTGCAGTTCTTGTTATCATCTATTGCAGGTGCCTATGGAAAAATGCATGGGGAGGAATCGGCTGCAATGCGGGTCTTGCTCTGAGATTATCAGTTTGAGGCATGAGGAAAAAGTTATTCCTATCTCACCATCAACATCCTTTTGTGTATCAAAAACCGAGCAAtgttcaactgatcaaactaAGCGAGATTTTGAGCACCAGCTCAATGATTTTGCCAATTCTgctttttacaatttaaatGAGCATAGCAGCATGCAAATCAACATGGACTTTGGTGATGAACATTCAGTTTCTTCTACCATTAGTCACGACAGGACTGAGAAAGGGTGTGAATCAAGCAGGAGCATTCAGTTAAAAACAGATGAGCTGTTGTTGTCTCCAAGTAGATCTGGAGATATTGAAAGCCCGAAAGACATATTATGCGAAAGAGATGCTGAGTGTCAAGCAGAACCTTCAGATGTTCGAACCAACCCATGTTCCCCAGTTTTAGAGGACAAGCTTGTCGATCCATTGTGCAGTCAGGAAAAAGATAATAATAGTGAGGATCTAAGCACAGCTAATAGATCCGATGTGAATTACAAAGGAGAACACAAAGTTAGTGATGACGATGGGAGACTTAGTTTGGGAAGTGAACAAAAGGTCAAGGAATGCAATGAAGATTCCTCTGTGGATGAAAGTGTGTGCACAACGCACGAACAGAAGAGCAAGGAAGATCAATATTGTAGCATTGAAGATGTTAGCAGAACACATGAACTGGATAGTAGTGGTACAAAAGATAACATTATCAGTATTGAAGATGGAAAAGGAAGGCATGACTTGGAAAGcaaaatagatgatatcaACAGTCTTGAAGGTGATAATGTGAACAAGGAATATGGGCAAAAGagcaaagaagaagaaaatagtGGCCTTGAAGCTGAGAATACTGAGAAGGGATTTGACGAAAACAACAAAGAAAACAGCAATAGTGCCCTTGCGGATGCCGACGCCCCCCTTGAAGATACTGGAGATGCCTTTGATGCAGCAAGCTTAAATGAGAGatgtgaagaaaagaaaacagaggAAGAAAATGGAAAATTGGACCAACCTTTTGTTGAAGATGGCAATGCCCTTGTAGAGAGTGGTGGTTCATCATTTAACGAGCGTTCAAATTCTGGTTTTTCTCGTGGTTCTTCCGAGACTGCATTAGAAGAAGATCAGCCCTCAACTGGTAAGAGTGgggattcaaaattttttgctGGTTTCCTGAAGAAGGGTTTCAAGGACCTTTCTTTATTTAATCAGTCCATGGACAGTGTTAAGGTTTCAATTAATGGCCATCCTATCTCTGAAAGAGCTCTTAAGAAGGCAGAGAAAAAGGCTGGCCCAGTTGAGCCTGGATCTTATTG GTACGACTATCGTGCTGGCTTTTGGGGTGTCATGGGAAGAGAATGTATCGGCATTATCCCT CCATTCATACGAGAATTCAATTACCCATTGGCCAGTAACTGTGCTAGTGGGGATACTGGTGTTTTCGTCAATGGAAGAGAACTTCATCAGAGAGATCTAGATTTGCTTGTAGGAAGAGGGCTTCCACGCATATCTGGAAAATCATATTCTGTTGAGATTTCTGGAAATGTTACTGATGAAGCAACCGGCAAGAAGCTCCGCAGTCTTGGGAAACTTGCCCCCAC GATCGAAAAGCTGAAGCGTGGTTTTGGCATGCATGTTCCAGAAGAGTTTAGGTAA